The DNA sequence AACAAAACAATTTGATGTTTTACATTTTCATTTAACTATTAAGATTAAGTTGAAAATGAGAAGAAAAGATTCCATTCAAATGAACTAGTTTACACACAGTTTTGCATCTACATTTTATTGTTACTTTTAATTTACACAGTTTATGTATTACCGAGTGCATTTCTATACATGACACTCTACTCATAGTTACACGTTTGTCTACAAGGCATGTGGCTCCAGGTGCAAACAGGCTGTGTAGAGCAGCCGTTACAACAATGCAGGAGTCGTGGtggtgttgccatggcaacaagcaTCTCCAGATGGCTCAACAACGTGGCTTTGGTGTCCCCCTGTTTCTCGTCTCTCCTCTCCCAGATTCAACCCTCTGAAGGCACTGCAGCCCAAACGTCGCTTGCAGCAAATATTGGCCTCCTCGCCCGTCCCGGTCCCCAGGCCGGAGTCTGGGTCGGGGTCGGCCGCACCGGTTGTCACGGCACCGGTAGCCATTCCGGTGCCGGCCCCCCCTGCGTGAGAAACACCTTGGTTCCCCTATCAAAGAGCATGCACCATAGCTGTTGCAGCTTTGGCATGCCTTGTAACCAcgaaaacaacaacattcacAAAAACAGCACGTGCTACAATGCTGTTTTTGCTCCCACGCTGATCTAGGACCAGGGTTTCCCCCCTCAGACTGTACTGATTGGATGCAGTTTATTTTTTCTAAGAGTCTGAATTATTAGTGTCTAATATGTAAAAACTCAAATGACATTCTGGACCAACAAAATATGACACTACTATGATACTCATCCTCCGAGTGAAGTTCTGCAAGAACTACGATGAGGGAAACCTTGAGCCACTCACGGTTGATCTGCACAAGGTAGATCTGCACTGTAATGCTCAAGCATATTGATGATGCTTGTGATTAACGGCCCCCTGCACTATTCGTAAAACAGCTGTTTTGTGCTTGAAAGACAAAACTGTGATCACCGGTGAGCAATGGCGATTTTGCAGAATGATTTTGCTCTGTAGAATTCTGAAGTCAATTTAAAATACCAGAAGCAATACAGAAAGGATGAATGCAATTCAGAAGTCACACACAAAGGAAATTACTACAAGACCACTTTATATCACAGCTCTATAATGAATATAAattataaagatttttttttcattactttCCCTAGCCCAGATCATCCCTGTCCTGCCCTAAAATAAATTTTTCTTAGTTGAATAGGTATCTTTTTGCTGGAAAATACCTCCAAGTGCCAAGTAATTGTAAATATGAAGTGAAatgaattcatttatttttattaattttaaaaaatgcaaattgtttttgtttttttttacatttttaacaaTAAAAGTTGAACAGAATGCCCCAAATTATTCCTACTCTTTCTGTAACATATTCAATGTTTAAAGGTTATTAAAATGTTCCAAATTAACCAATATAAAAATTGCACTGGTCAACAGAAAATTTGAATCAGAGATGGCTTCTattaaaatttatttaaaaaaaagtttatattTTAACACAAATTCAGTCCATCAATTAAACTGATTAATTACTGCCTCATATTTCTTAAAGTGCAATTGTTTGAGTCATTTTCTTTGTGCGTGTGAATCTTTATACTAGAAAGTGTGTTCCCGCCAGCTCTCCTCAGCTGTATGTGTTGTGCAAAGGAACATTGTTATTATACTTTTGTCTCACAAACCGATTCCTTTAGAacattttatttccatttaaATACGCCACTGCTGGTGATCACTGGTTCCAAAAGTTGCTCAGTAAATCTGCTCACAGTCGGTGAGTCACCAAATGACCTGTAATGTGTCTCTTTGCATGTTAGCTTTGGGATTGCTATTAACGCTTGCCAATATTATGTCCAAAATTATTCATATGCTTTCTCAATACAGGTAAAgccaattttttaaaaagtattacAATGCAACAACTGTAAATTATTAAACATGGCTACATTGGAATTTCCTCAAATATCAATTGTGTAAAATCAAATGAGCAGCCGGTTCACTTGGTCATGAAAAATTAATACATAAACATGCTGTCAAGTAGTATGAGAGGGGAAAAAGACGATAATGTAATGTGCAGTACACTAATGATGCATCTTTTAGTTTGCTAGCCAGGATGCAATCTGTTTAGAATAATGGTTCTAAACCATGCATAAGTTGCAAACAACATCACAGTTGAAATAATTCCAAATCAGGTTTCATGTTCTTTCTTGGCGAAAGAGAGAAAAATATACGCACAGCATAAGCTTCCAATGTGGCTGATTCCAAAACTCTTGATCAACTGTCACCAAAATGTATGTGCGCATGTTAAGGCATGTGTAAAGTATTTCCTGAAAATATTAGAACGAAActcgtattattttttttttattcacttcaCTAAGTAATGTTGCCTCTactagttatttatttattttttgcatgcCTGCTTCTGTCAACgttgctctctgaacatgctCAACATCGCTTGTCGATGCAGGATGTTGAGTGTGGCTGCAAACTTGACATTGACGTCCTGGCGGTTAGATGAGGCCTCTTTGCTCTTACAAAGCTTTTAGAAACCGCCTCTCGTGGATGCACTCAACGTTTGAGTGCATCTTGATATTTAGCCTCTTAGGCCATGTCCACCAAAACAATTGTCGTTTTTAAAGCATACATTTTACCGAGCAGGCTCATTTCCTTTGTGAGACATGTTTTGTAATGTTGCTGTATAGAGTATCAAGCAGTGATGAGCAGTCATAGCCAGCAAGACCTCCTCTGTAGGCTTTTTAACACCATTACAAGAAATTACCTTCATTTACAACCTAAACTGTAAAATTTGTCACATCAAATGTTAGTAACCTTTTTTCCCAACAGTCTATTTTCTTAATTTACATTTCTTTTGGTTACACTGCTTTCAGTACGTGTATGTTAGATTTTTGCATCAAAATTAAACCTAAGGCTCAGGGCCTTCTGAATAGTTAGTGCTGTCTGATGTATCTTAAATTATATTAGCAGAGGGACTGTTCCCTTAACCAAGTAAAATTCAAATTCAGGCCAAcaatgacatcatttttttCCTGTCCTTTGATAGGATAGTCAGACTAAGTCAAGTAAGATGAACTGCTCCAGGTGGCACAGGTGTTGGAAGGTTGGTTTGCTAGCTAACTGAAATGAGTTAGCTATAAAACACAggctatggaagaaaccaatcaAGAAATCACTTTGAAAATAATTGCATATCATTTATTGTCAGTGTAAGCTTTACAGTCCACTTAAATTGGGTATAAATGGAACCTCCAGATTCTACAGAGCTGCAGCAGAAAATACTTTGTAAACCTTTGCTGCAACCTACAGCACTGCTTTGTTATGCCTGCAAATATCTTTTCACAACATTTTAGACTGCAAATCTGTAATGAGGCTTTTAGTGAAATACTCGTGTATTTGTGGACATAGCCCAAATGAATGGTTGTGTTCTTGAAGATGCACATCATGTGGTCCAGTGTCCTGTGAGACCTAACACCTTGTCATCTCTGCCTGGTGTGTCAGGTTTGACTATTGCAGGTTGATAGAGCTAGACTACGTTCCCATGGAGACAGGTTACATGGTGTCAATGCGTCCGACTAAAGGCTATGCATCCAGCGCAAAAGGCCATGCTTCCACCAAGTCCCCGGAGCGACATAGCCGTCCAACAAACTCCCCCTCTACCCCTCGCTCCCGGTCTGTCCAGAGCCTTTTCTCTGTGGTCCACACTCTGCAGCATGGGAATGATATGACACATCATGCTGTGTGAATGATTCATTGTGCTGTTACATTGTGTGAAACACAAGTGGAAGGTGTTACCATAGCCTCGTATGCCGTCTGATCTGTTTGTCACCTTCATTTGCAACCCATTGCATATTGAGTTTCTAGACTACAGTGGACCCTCAGAAAGACGAAAGAACTGCTGTCTTAGAAAATGATTGAAAAGTAAAAACTTAGGAGAaactaaatagaaaaaaaatagttaatttttatttgactttgtTTTACACGAACAAAACCATTAACTGCGGTGTACTATCTTTTAGGATGCCGGAAGTTCAACCCCTGGAACTAATTCAGTACTGTTTATTTATAGTCCTTATGGAAAAATACaactttgtgtttgaaaaccgAGTGTCCAGTGTATTCCAAAGAGTGATCTTGTCTGCTTTTTGTTCGTATCCCATTTCAGTACATTTTGGCTTTTTCATAACACAAACCCATCCCAATGGATTTGTTTCTACTGTAGTTCACAAATGTGGTTTTGTGGCAACACTgagcttttgtgtgtgtttttgtgtatttGGCACCAACTCTTATTTGTTATTtggcacattttatttttctcaaacaGCTCACAGGTGACCTTCACAGGGTTGTCTGGAAGGTGTTATAACCTGCTTTTCTCCTTTTCTATTTGGAACCAGGCGGTCTCCTGCAGGCCCCAGTAACAGAGATCCTCATGGTAATGCCTCCCTCAGTAGCAGCAGCAACTCTGGCTCTTGTAAAGGCAGCGACTGCAGCCCGACCAAAGGGTAAGAAGATGTTTTGTTGTACGGACTACATACAAACCCACACTCTCAACTGTACTAGTTTTTACCCACGTAGTATGTATATAAGGGTTAAACCTTTATCTTCCAATACCTCTACATCAACTCCAAACCAGTCCAAACCTTTCCAATACAATACAGCATTTCACAACAATTATTCATCAATTACACAACAACAAAACTATGTAGTAATAAACTACATTATACTCACCAGagatgtttattatttatatacaaCATCTACACAGGTTTCAGACTCAAGAGTTCAAACCCCATAACCCAAAAAAGATTTTGAAAATATATCACGTTTGTTTTCCATCATTTTGTGTCCCATAGACGTCACCAAAAGTACATCTCGTGTACAGACAACCATGGTATTCGGCCCCCGCCACCAGAACAGTACCTCACACCTCTGCAGCAGAAAGAGGTGTGTATCCGGCACTTGCGGGCCAGGCTAAAAGAAACCATCAACACACTGCAGGACAGGTTAGCATTGGGAAACTATCCCAAATTCTTCTTTTTTACGGTTACCCTCTAATTTCATTTTACTTCCTTACTTCTGTGAtgactttttttccatttaccTTCTTAGGGACACAGAGATAGATGAGTTGAGAGAAAAGCTTTACAAAATGCAGGAGGACTGGGTGGAGGAGGAGTGCCACCGCGTGGAGGCTCAACTGGCCCTGAAGGAGGCGCGACTGGAGATCCAGCAACTTAAACAGGCCGTAGATACGGTCCGCGACAGGTTGAGCGATGCTGGGGGATTCAGCGGTGACATCGGGGTCCAAAAGTACTTTCAAGACATCAACACTCAAAACCACAAGCTCGAGAACCTGCTGCTCAACATGGAATTAGCTCAGGTGGGATTAGCCAAGGATGGGGAAGCCATAGCAGGCCGTCGgacccgtgtcgggggttcggcGCCAGCGTCAGTGTCTGGGGAAAGTCCAGGCGGAATACCAAAACCAGCAATAGGAGGAAGAGGCTCTTGTTCTTGTGATGCATCGCCAGCTCGTTCTCTGACCCGTAGCTCCACCTACACCAAACTGAGTGATCAAGCGGCAAACCGAAATGGCAACAGCGCCGATTTTCCTGGTCTTTCAGCTGATGGCACTCAGGATAGTGGATTTGTATGCTGTGGGGACAGCAACAGTGTCCCGAGCCGGGCTGACTTGCTCCTAGAGGCCGCCTTCCTCTCGGAGGAAACTGCTTCATTGCTCAACTCCTACGCACAAACCTTTTCCCGCGCCACACCCAACTCTTTACCTCACACATACTCCCAAACCTTACCTCATTCTTTCCCTCACAACCTGTCGGTGCCCCACACGATGCCGCACTCGGCCACCTATGAGAAGCTGGGCGAACGCCAGTCAACATTTCGTTGCGGTTTAGGTGGAGGCGGCTGCATGAGCCATCCCTGCTTGTCACACCACCTGTACCTACATCCCCTACGCGAGGCGGGCATTCAGACCGAGAGCTGTCCCATCCCAGCGACATCAGGTTGCCCATCAGACTTGGATACCATTGCTGAACAACGTACCTTCAGATCCCAGGCCTGCAGCCCTACTTCCACGTGGATGTCCGATGAAGGAGAGGAAGATATAGactccatcaccaccaccacttcTCTAACCAGATCAACTGTCAGGAGTGCGGCCACAGAGCCGATTCCGACCTCCAAATTGCCACGGGTTAATTCCATTCCGCGTTCTGCCACTGTGGCCTGTTCCATGGAGAGTCCTTCATGTGAAGGGAAGGAGGGCATGAAGGAAGATACAGAGGAAGAACCTGCTGCAGTGGATAATCAGGGTGAAGTACAGGAACAATCAAAGGACGTAGCACTGTGCAGTTCAGCAGAGAGAAAGGAAGGCCTTTGGATTGTAGAGGACAGACCGTTTGGGAAATCCCTGGAAACAGCCAACAGCAATCGCATCCGGGAAGCAGATGGCCTAATTCAGACAGAAACACCAGGACTAAGCCCATGTAGCCCAGAAGCCCCACAAGGTGAAGAGCAACCTCACACCTCCCAGCCAAAACGAGTTGTTCCCCACGAGCAGGGGGCTGGTGTTGGCATTGTTTTGGAAATGCACGACAGCGAGGATGATGAGGAGCCCGAAACCGAAGAGCAAGGCGATCAGGGCAGTGCTTCAGCAGAAGAGGAGGCAGACTCCGCCTCGTGTTCCGGGCCGATACAGAAAAGCTACTGGAGTCGTCACTTCCTAGTGGATCTGCTGGCGGTGGCGATCCCCGTGGTGCCGACAGTGGCGTGGCTGTGCCGGGGTCCGGTTCGAGACGGGCAGCCCATATACCACTTTGGGTCACTGCTGAGAGGCTGCTGCACTGTGGCTTTGCACTCGCTGCGCAGGGGTGGGGGGTTAAGGCATTACCCCGCGGGCGGGGGGGACCTTGGTGGATCTCAGATGTGAGCGTAGTTTCTTCTAAATTCCCTCCATTAGGATGTTCAACCATCACCATACGGCTTTTAATTAGAGAAGGTCCGGTAACATATCATGAACATCCCCCGCCTTGAAGGATAACTTCGGAAAGAGCTTATGTGCATTAAGTGAAGTGACTGGGTTGTCCCAAGCACTGGTCTGGAGCAAGGAGCTGAATGTGCTGATTAAACTGAATGATCAATAATTGGATGTTTAATGCTGATTGTTTCGTTTTTCAAATGCAGGGAAAACTTTCAAGGTTTGTTGCTTGCTCAACATTGCAGACTCACCGATGACTGGAACTAGCACTTTGTTGGATATGTACACAAAATACTCTTTGGTGTATGTTCAAGGACCTGTATTGTCTCCTGTAGACAAACTAAAATCCATTCATTGAGTCAAACTCAAAATCTCATGTCTCTCTTGTGCTTAAAGTTCTTAACAATTCCATTTCAGGTATCATAAATGGGCTGTCAGTATCCAATCTTTTGTGTCTTTTGTTAGCACCCTCAAACTCCAAGTGTCCAATTctgtacatatatatttttatttaagcCTTCCAACCCAAATgctttcattcatccatccattttctctgcTCATCAGAGTCACAAGTCAGCCGGAATCTAGCCAAGATGACTTTTGGTGAGAGACGGGGAACATCCAGAACTTGTCACCAGTCAGGCAGAGTGCCCATATGCTTCCATTCCAAACCAAACTTGCACTTTCATATCACAACCCTTTCCCTCACCAACAAGTTACTAAATGTAGATACTAGCGAGCTGGCACATCACACACTGGCTTAATTTGTCTCCTACTGTGGAACACTCTGCTGTACAGATCTCAAAGTCCTGTTGTCTTGTTCAACTGTCATATACCCTCCACTTAAGAACAAGTTTCTTCTGCTATGCATTGTACTAGTAGACATAGAATAAAAATAACCATTGCACTTGTAGACAGAGGTCCCTCGGAGGTGGAACACAATCCATTTGTTCAGGTTTGAAATTGTCAGACAGCATCAGTGCAAAAAAGAAGTTATATTAGTAACTTGTGTGAATGGTAAAACTTATAATAAACACAAATACAACCAAGTGTTTATGTAACAAGTCTTACCTTTGTCTATTTATTGGTGCAAATGACAGCCATTTTTCCTTTTGGCTAACCATTCCTGATACTCTCATGAAAGGTTTTACATTGCACACAAAAAATGCTCGAAAAATACAAAGTAGAAAATGAGCTTGCTCAATCTCATCTATTTTGGCATTCTAAATTTGAAGACAGAGTTGTTTAACCACCAAAGGTCAGAAGGTTTTGGGTGTCAAAGTGTTTATTTTGCAACAATGTAAATATGTAAAGGGGTTTAAGGGGGAGCCTCAAAAGCCAAATGATAAACATGTCAACAAAAACAAGAACAGTCTTACACCCTGTCAAATGTAATTTGGAGACGGAATAAGCAACATGAGTTTCTTTCCGTTTTGATTTGCACTATTGTTCACTTTATGAATTGTAAGCAATTACTTGAATTACTGTAGTTGTCCGGTATGCATATGGAACTCGTTAATATACAATTTAATATTTGTCATAGCTTATTATGTCCTATAGGTATGGCCATGTGTCCCAGTTCTTTTGTCCATACAGTTTACATTTTGGAATGCTGATATAGTATAACAATAGTGGAAAAGAAGCTGTGGCTATGTAATATTGTGCAAGACAGGGACAATCGTGATCGTCATTCGTCATTTCAGTGCTGTTGGTCATTAATGAATAACTGAGTGGAGATGCCCTGAAGACTGCTTAATGACCTCTCCAGGGAACTTGAGAGCTGGGAGAGTGGTCATTAAATGTCATCAACCTGTCATTTGAAATGAAACGTATCTGTTCTAGAAATGAACCTCAAAGTTGAATGAATCATCATCAGTTCAAGGAGACATACGCTGAGGGGTTGTGACATTTCCTCTGTCCTCATGTATGTAGTATCTTTGTCCACGTGCACATCAGACTGAACAACAGCGAATTGAATTGAAGAAGAAAGTGTgacagttatttattctatttatttatgttataattaTTCAGTGCAATTTGACATTGATTACTAGATGTCAATTGAGTTAAATTGACAAAAGTACCGTTTTTGAGAGTTTGCAATTACAATTACAAAAACATAAGATCTGTTTTTAAAATTTTGATTTGACTTAAAATAATATTTGCCTGTGCAACTCCAGGAAAGACAAAATAGGCATAAAAACGTCGCATCAATATTAAACTTGTAATGGTTTTAATTGCATAAATGTTGACTGAAACATAAATTGTTAaatcaacaaaaataaaaatttcaaTAAATTGTTGACTTATGTGTTcagcaaaatttaaaaaaaaaaaattggaggaaTATATGAATAAGTTTATAATTTGATGTGTCAGagagatatttatttatttatttatttatttatttatttatttattcacttattcattcattcattgtcaGAATCAATTTATTTCTGTGACAACTATGGGTTTTTCTCTAATTAACAGAGGGGTTCTCCAAattttgtctacatgtgttaaaatattaaagttgattttattttttgcgcCAGTCGCTACTTTTCATGTGGTCGACTCTAGTGTGTACAAAAAGTCTTGTTGGTACACAGATTCAATGTGTTTGATGAATTGATCAATTGCTTCTGCTcatcatattttttattatatatttttattttaaaatgatattCTCTGGTTTCTGCTTTGCAAGTTACAATGTGCCTCGTACGGATTTCAATCATTCAAAACAATTAAATCATGCAATTCCTTTCAAATTTGAGGTTCAAGTTTGGGGTAGTTGGTTACATTGCCTCTGTTAATCATGCTCTTGAAAGGAATTTATTTTATTCCCTTATGGTTAAAAGAGAGAGATagggaaataaaacatatttttttaattctgtaTTTTCATACTTAGTTGGTCTTGTGGCAAAATCTGCTACAATCCTTTCCAATATCCTCACACTTCAGAGTGACTTTTAGCTATTTTCTGTCCCACAATGTATCTGGCCTCCCTCTAGTGTCATTCGcctctatattatttatttcttgGGAAGACAGATTTGAGAAGCGTTTGTGTTGTTGTCAATGTTATAAATGTCTACTGTCATTTTATCTGTTCATCTTTGTCTGATGCTGTGTTTATACGTATGTGTACCTGTATGAATGTACTGTAGTTCTTTTCACATCATACCACTGAGGACATATAATGGCCTTGCTTAGGGACATGCTGTAAATTGGAAACATGTATAACCTAAGATTATTTGAGTTGCAATAGTGTGTACAGTCAtacaaaacaaatgaataagCGACACTCACATTGAAGACTAAAAGCTCCAAGATATTAAAACAGCATGGAGGAAATTCTTGTGTCTAATCATTCTGATTcaggggtggtggtgggggggctaAGTCATTCAAGTTGCGCCCCTGCTCGTCAACtactattgtttttttatttttttcctcaatgttTGTGTACAGAACACAACTACTGAGAGAATGTGAACAGAAAGACAGTTTATTTGTTTTACAATAGTATTATCTTGGTTACATTCAaatataaacttttttttacagaatATGAAGGATTTTTATCAGATTGCATACCCAGAAAAGGCAAAAGAATACATGCACCCAAAATGGAGCAACTTGACAGAAGTGAAAAAGAATTGCCTGATTTCACTGTGCTCTTCAGTTTGGAAAAAGACAACAGGGGAGGGACACGAGCAGGTTTTGTACCCATTTATCAATTCAAAAGGTTGATTTTCAGCATCGAATTTGAGCAGCTCTTGAAGGGATTATTTCGAGGGTAGATTTGTTGACAAGAGGCACCACACACAATAATTTCAACAACGACAAAACAAACAGCTTTTGAAATGGGGGAAAAAGGAAAGACAacctctattaaaaaaaaaaaaaaaaaaaaagaataggtgGTGGAAAGTGCACTTAGTGGGTCCGCCCAAAACATACCCGGCCCCTGACAAAAACTACTCCAGTCCCCCTTGAAATGATGGTATCCTGCTCGCCAATGCCATGATGCACTATGATCCCGATTATAGTTTGCTAACATGCTGGAAGCTGCGGCCATTTTCATCTTTGACTATTTGCTTATCCAGGCAGCAAACAAAGAGAGGCTCTCGTCTCAGTGGCTATGATTCCATGGACAACATTGAGAAGTGACGATTGGGGCATCTGAATATCTGCTGGCACAAATGCCACTAAAATCAAAACACACTGTGCCTAatgttatatttaaaaaaattgggAATGGTGCAAAATTAAGATGGAGTTTTGATTTGATAATTCAGAGATTAAGTTGTAGGTATCTGCATTATTAGTTATAGTAGATATCAATGTAAACTGGTCTAAATGTACGAATATTGCTACTGCTATCTCTGTTTTAAGTAATTttgtcaaatgtaaaaaaacaaagagtTGTTGGCATATCAACTAGGATCCAGGAAAATCTATTATAATGTAGTCTCTAAGAAGTAAGCTAATTTATTTGTTTACTAAGTGTCCACTGGGATTCCAAGTAGGATATTCTTTGCTTCCAAGCTGTCCCATAATGCAGCATAAGACAACTGATAGATTTTATTTCGAGTTAAGCAATCATTCCTAATATTGCCAAATGCAGTTCCAATAAACCACGTTCCAGTTCTTGTTATCCATGCAAGCACAGTCAATGTCAatgctacccccccccccccagataaAATGTCAtaccgttaaaaaaaacatataacgcTGAAATCGACTGGCTGTACTGACCAAATAAGAACGCCTACACTGGATAAGGTTAAGTGAGCACACATCCCCGGGTGCGCACGGTCGGTGGGGCTCAGGTTGCTGACTGTTTACAGCATCTTGGACGACAAGGTGAAAGAAAtaaacgatcgtctccatcgccAGGAGGAAGCTCTGGACTCAGAAGTTTGCATGGTTGGAAAAAAACTCGAACCAATAAAATAACACTTGTTTCGTTTTGGTCTACAAGGACAATGTAAatctttgattaaaaaaataactacaAGTGTCAGCAGAGGAAAActgtaaacaaaacaattgaAATATAATGACCTTTAAGATTACTGAAAGCTATAACCAAGGCATTGTGAGATTATGTCGATAAATGAAGGCGCTGATGATACAAGAGGCAGAAATAGACAGACAAAGGAtgggaggaaaagagagaaggcGGATATCTAGGGGTCCCGCTCCTGAACTTCACACCTCTGGGATGGAGTGATCCATGGCCGACTTCAGAAGGCTGGTGGACATCCTGGAggcaaaaagaacaaaatggctgcttagTTGGTAAATCTGGAAAATTGTGAAAACTTTCTAACGAAGCTTCGGGACAAAGTtgaaaaaaacaccattgcaTCACTAATGTAAAGGCGGATCTCAGTAACTTTTACGTATATAACACAAGTAGGACAAAGCAATTTTTTATGTTCAGCTTTTTGCAAATCAAAGTTTGGAATGGCTTCAATTGGCATCTTACCTCTTAATCATGTGTTCGTAGATGAACTTGGGCATGATGGTGATGGTCATGGCGGTTGGGCACGTGTTCAAAATATCCTTAATCTGGGAATCCTGGAAATATCACACATGCTAGCTTTTAAAAATGTACATCCACCACTGAAGCATTTTTTGGCACTTATTATCAACACCGTGGTCATATTCCTGCATGTCATTAGTGGTGAACGCTATCAAACAAATTGGATGAAGAGGCTGGTGAATGTAATTGTGCGACCCACCTTGAGTCCGATAACGTTCTGTCCGTTGATCTCACAGATGTAATGGTCAGTCAGGAGGCCATTGCGGGCTGCAGAGCCATCCTTGACCAATGATGTGATTTTACCAGACTTGTAGATGAAGCCCACGTGGCCTGAGCTATCTTTGTGCATGGTGACTGTGCGCTGAAATGGCCTAACGAGACAAACACAAATGGGGTTTCAATCAGCCAGCAGAGGGAGCCAGCGTACAAATGAAAATAGAATTTAGCAAGAACCAGCTAAAAACTTGATTTTCATAATCCTGTTCACATAGCTTTGTGTGTCTGGGAATGGTATTAGCATGTCCAACACTGAGTCAACATATCTCCGCATTCTGCTAAACTAGTGAATTTATTATAGTCTACAGTGAGGGAACTCCGGAGGGGTGATGGGTGCTGAAGCAATCCTGCTTTGAAGAAGTGGGTCTCACCTGTCCCGGACAACAAGTTCAATGCGGGTCTCTGCTGCAGCCTTCAAGGCCTTGTGGGCCTTATCAACACTCCACCCGGCACAGTTCTGGCCGTTAACCTGCAGAACTTGGTCACCAAAGCGCAGTCCAGCCAAGGCGGCAGGGGAATTGGCCTGCACCAGCTGGATAAACACTCCCTAAAATGAAGCGAGAGCAGTGCAAATAACAGTAAGAGCAAGTAAACTGGATGATGGGATCACTTTGAGCCTTCGAGCTTGTGTGACATTTATGATGCAAAAAAATGTGGTTCCTtttctaataataataaggcTCTGGGGTCCCTCGACCATTTAAGCTTAATCTTATAAAAACACCTTGGTACAAATATATTGAAACATGCAACATGAATGCAACACAGCTTACAATGG is a window from the Syngnathus scovelli strain Florida chromosome 2, RoL_Ssco_1.2, whole genome shotgun sequence genome containing:
- the snphb gene encoding syntaphilin isoform X1 encodes the protein MSAPAPASRRSASSSRRFNPLKALQPKRRLQQILASSPVPVPRPESGSGSAAPVVTAPVAIPVPAPPAFDYCRLIELDYVPMETGYMVSMRPTKGYASSAKGHASTKSPERHSRPTNSPSTPRSRRSPAGPSNRDPHGNASLSSSSNSGSCKGSDCSPTKGRHQKYISCTDNHGIRPPPPEQYLTPLQQKEVCIRHLRARLKETINTLQDRDTEIDELREKLYKMQEDWVEEECHRVEAQLALKEARLEIQQLKQAVDTVRDRLSDAGGFSGDIGVQKYFQDINTQNHKLENLLLNMELAQVGLAKDGEAIAGRRTRVGGSAPASVSGESPGGIPKPAIGGRGSCSCDASPARSLTRSSTYTKLSDQAANRNGNSADFPGLSADGTQDSGFVCCGDSNSVPSRADLLLEAAFLSEETASLLNSYAQTFSRATPNSLPHTYSQTLPHSFPHNLSVPHTMPHSATYEKLGERQSTFRCGLGGGGCMSHPCLSHHLYLHPLREAGIQTESCPIPATSGCPSDLDTIAEQRTFRSQACSPTSTWMSDEGEEDIDSITTTTSLTRSTVRSAATEPIPTSKLPRVNSIPRSATVACSMESPSCEGKEGMKEDTEEEPAAVDNQGEVQEQSKDVALCSSAERKEGLWIVEDRPFGKSLETANSNRIREADGLIQTETPGLSPCSPEAPQGEEQPHTSQPKRVVPHEQGAGVGIVLEMHDSEDDEEPETEEQGDQGSASAEEEADSASCSGPIQKSYWSRHFLVDLLAVAIPVVPTVAWLCRGPVRDGQPIYHFGSLLRGCCTVALHSLRRGGGLRHYPAGGGDLGGSQM
- the snphb gene encoding syntaphilin isoform X2, yielding MSAPAPASRRSASSSRRFDYCRLIELDYVPMETGYMVSMRPTKGYASSAKGHASTKSPERHSRPTNSPSTPRSRRSPAGPSNRDPHGNASLSSSSNSGSCKGSDCSPTKGRHQKYISCTDNHGIRPPPPEQYLTPLQQKEVCIRHLRARLKETINTLQDRDTEIDELREKLYKMQEDWVEEECHRVEAQLALKEARLEIQQLKQAVDTVRDRLSDAGGFSGDIGVQKYFQDINTQNHKLENLLLNMELAQVGLAKDGEAIAGRRTRVGGSAPASVSGESPGGIPKPAIGGRGSCSCDASPARSLTRSSTYTKLSDQAANRNGNSADFPGLSADGTQDSGFVCCGDSNSVPSRADLLLEAAFLSEETASLLNSYAQTFSRATPNSLPHTYSQTLPHSFPHNLSVPHTMPHSATYEKLGERQSTFRCGLGGGGCMSHPCLSHHLYLHPLREAGIQTESCPIPATSGCPSDLDTIAEQRTFRSQACSPTSTWMSDEGEEDIDSITTTTSLTRSTVRSAATEPIPTSKLPRVNSIPRSATVACSMESPSCEGKEGMKEDTEEEPAAVDNQGEVQEQSKDVALCSSAERKEGLWIVEDRPFGKSLETANSNRIREADGLIQTETPGLSPCSPEAPQGEEQPHTSQPKRVVPHEQGAGVGIVLEMHDSEDDEEPETEEQGDQGSASAEEEADSASCSGPIQKSYWSRHFLVDLLAVAIPVVPTVAWLCRGPVRDGQPIYHFGSLLRGCCTVALHSLRRGGGLRHYPAGGGDLGGSQM
- the snphb gene encoding syntaphilin isoform X3, translating into MSAPAPASRRSASSSRRRSPAGPSNRDPHGNASLSSSSNSGSCKGSDCSPTKGRHQKYISCTDNHGIRPPPPEQYLTPLQQKEVCIRHLRARLKETINTLQDRDTEIDELREKLYKMQEDWVEEECHRVEAQLALKEARLEIQQLKQAVDTVRDRLSDAGGFSGDIGVQKYFQDINTQNHKLENLLLNMELAQVGLAKDGEAIAGRRTRVGGSAPASVSGESPGGIPKPAIGGRGSCSCDASPARSLTRSSTYTKLSDQAANRNGNSADFPGLSADGTQDSGFVCCGDSNSVPSRADLLLEAAFLSEETASLLNSYAQTFSRATPNSLPHTYSQTLPHSFPHNLSVPHTMPHSATYEKLGERQSTFRCGLGGGGCMSHPCLSHHLYLHPLREAGIQTESCPIPATSGCPSDLDTIAEQRTFRSQACSPTSTWMSDEGEEDIDSITTTTSLTRSTVRSAATEPIPTSKLPRVNSIPRSATVACSMESPSCEGKEGMKEDTEEEPAAVDNQGEVQEQSKDVALCSSAERKEGLWIVEDRPFGKSLETANSNRIREADGLIQTETPGLSPCSPEAPQGEEQPHTSQPKRVVPHEQGAGVGIVLEMHDSEDDEEPETEEQGDQGSASAEEEADSASCSGPIQKSYWSRHFLVDLLAVAIPVVPTVAWLCRGPVRDGQPIYHFGSLLRGCCTVALHSLRRGGGLRHYPAGGGDLGGSQM